TTGAGAAATTTTAACAGAACAAAATAcgatttaatacatttattattagcTAAATAAGTTAACACATATGCCCAAGATCAAGAGATTGTCAAGTTTGGGATACATTATTCAGATACATTCAAGTGGATCTCCTTTCGCAAATATCTTGTCCATAGCATGCTCATTCCAACGATTGACGCGTCGACATATTTGAACAGCCTCATTAATTTCCGTTCCGCATGCAAGTGTTCTTGCTCGATCCAAAATGTATTCTATTTTGCGAGCTCGCGAgttataaaattgattaaactTTCGCGCAACATGAATATAAGGTTCCTTCTGCTTGTCTGACAAATATTTCCAAAGAGATCCAGCCACCGCACTGCTCTCGTAGGCGGACAATGGATCATCCGAGTTTGCGTCGACTTTACGAAAGTGTTGCAAGAAAATCAAGAATGGATTGCGACAATAGCGCAAGctgcaatttttgtaatttatgccTTTTAAGAAGTTATCTTTCTTTCTATTACGTCGAAccatattcttttttgttaaacgataaaatatattaacaggaaattttgtattgtagactaaaactatttgaaaaGACTTAGGAcgatttgaaattcaaatgcttATCTTTGAATTCAATTCCCACGTTTACTTTATTCTAGTTAAATTATTGATCTACCAAAAGCCGGGTGGCAACACACCCACAGCTTGTGGAATCTGACGTTCACGTAGAAATTTCGATAGCAACATCTCCAGACGTGTCTTGGGTCCACCCTCATCATACGCCGCCAGCTGCGGAATGTACACAGTCTGGATGTAGACCAAAAGCTTCAGAAAGTTCGTTCCATAGGCACGCCACAGCTCGAAGCCGAGTGTCTGCAGCATCTCCATGATCATTGTGGCGCAAATGTCGGGCAATGGCTTCACAAACGTAATGTGGGTCAACCAACGCCAAGCTTCGTCCAGGCCAAAGCATTGCGCAGGACCATCAATCTTTCGGCTGGGCGTCATGATGACAGCCGCATAGAGACGAGCAATGCCTGTTTGACGTTTGAGGAACATGTCCGGTTTCTCCAGTTCATTGTTATCCGACAGTCGATAGCCCATTGTCTTAAGGTATTGCTCGGGAGTTTGATCCGGTTGTTGGGGTATAACATATGGCACCAGATACGGTGACTCCTTGTACATGTAGGCCAGAAAGATTTTGCCAAAATCGGGCAGCAGCTTCCAGAATGTGTTGATCACCGAGGCAAAGGGGAAAGCTGCTTGCGGATTACTGGAAATGGCGGTGTCTGTTTGACTGACAAACTTCTTGGCCATCAGCAATATGCAATAGTCCCGCGCCAAGGGATGATCATTGATTGTTATGTTGCTGCCGTCCATAGTTCTCACCGGCTGACCGGCAAAGAAATTGTACAGCTTGTCAAAATTCGTGGTGAGATGTTGTGGACTGCTGGCCGTGATGGCATTCAATGGCACATTGATGGTGCGTTGACAATTGGTGCGATACTTTTTCCAAGCCTCGTCCGTTTGCAGTGGTTTCACTGCGTCCACTTTGCTCTGGTACAGCGCATTGATTTCATTGTAGAAAGCCAAGCGTGTGGGATGCACATAACTGGTAGAGATGCCacttgttgcagttgcagtggcagctgttggtggtgctgctgctggcgctgccGCACTTGGTGTTGACGTCTCCGCTGGCTGCTGAGCTTCCTCTGGCTTTGGTGCTGCCTTGAGCAGCGCTTCCAGCTCCTGCTGATGCttctgctcttgttgttgctgctcctcttGTTTTTTCTGCCGTTGTTGCTCTAAAAGCAGCAGTCGctccttttctttttcctcCGCCTGCTGCTTGGCCTTgataagctgctgctgctcctgttccGTCAGCTGCTGATGCAGTTTCACCTCCAACTTGTCCAGATTCTGGCAATATTGTTCCGCTGTGAATATGCTGTTCAATTCGAGGGCCTCAGAAGTACCGCACTTAAGTTTGCCAACTAGCTGATCGAACTGTTGCGCCAGTTCGCGTAGTTCTTGATTGATAGCCGCACACGCCTGGACACTTTCTGTATCTAAGGTGAGCAGTAGTTGCGCCACCTTTTCGTATTTGCCGCAGAAGCGACTGTGACAACACGAGACGGCTTCAATGGTTAGCAGCAGTAGCTTTTGGTTATTTCGCTTGAGTAGTGCCTGCTGTTCTCTTTGTTGTGCCTCCAGCTCGCTTTTGGCCAGCTGTTCCGCCTGTTGTTGTAGCAGTTTGTCATTCTCCTTGCGTTGCACGCGACTGTTCGCGTAGAACTGATTTTGCTCTGCCTGCCGCTGCAACGCATGCTGTCCATTAAGCGCACTCTGTTGTCGCTCCTTAATCTCCTGCAGCTGTAGCTTGACACTGCGCTTACATTCCTCGGCCAGTTCGCGCTTCACAATGCTCGCATTAATGATATTGGCATCGGGAAATACACTTGTCTCAATCAGTTCTATGCCCGGCGGCGTCTTGTCGACTTGTGTCACTACTTTGTGCACTGGCAGAACTGGAAGCACATCCTGTTTAATCTCTAAGCGCAATGGTTTTCGATCAGGGCCGAGACTTCGGGGTCCAGTGCATGTGATTGAAGCGATTGCCGCATGCTGCAATACACTCTGCATGTTCAGTAGACGGGCTTGGTCGCGCACTAAGTCGTCAACGCTCTGAAATTGCAATGGTAACCAGCTTAAATAAGTGCCTTGAATAAGCGCACTTTACCCACCATTGTGTAATTCtttcaaaactaaaaaaaaattggcggccgtaaataaaaacaaagtttgtAGAGTTGCTTCTTATGTTTAGTGTTACCGCTGCAAAATAAACTGCATCTGACTATTTTGTATACTAAATCGTTAATCGAACTAATAAGATATcgataaattatttttatatgataacaaatgcatataaatattatttttaatttttgttttacaataaGAATTTTTACACAGGAATACGAGACGGGTTGTATTTAAATCTATGTAAATTCCACCATGAAATTAGAAAAACTTTACGCCGTGACTGCCATCCATTTCAATAAGCTCACATTTTCCCTTTTCCTCCAATAGACGCAAAGCCTTGAGTAAAACAGCTTCGTCCACGCCGTGGAAATCCAGTTGTGTGGTACTTTCTCCTAAAGCTATTTCGTATAGGGTGCATATGCTATTCGTTTGTCCCGTTTCCTGAATCCAGTCATAGACCATGTTTCCATACTCCTCCAACGTGTACCAGTACACCTGCCATTCCTGACGCCTCTTGTCTAGTGGCGCTGCATGTCCAGTGCTTTGTAGATGCTCCAGAATAAGCAAGATTAGCTCTGACGACAGGCGACGCTTGATCGATTCATTACAAAATAATGGCAAGTTTTGATCGTTGATACCAAGCAAAAATTGATTTGTATGTTTGAGGTATTTGAGAAAGAGATCCGACCAGACTTTTAGCTGTTGCTGGCGTGTTTCATCGTGTGTCTGCAGGCTGCAagtaataatttataattagtaTACATCTTTTGTAACTGATTTGGTTATTTACGTGAAAAACGGTGGAAATGTATACTCCCATGGCCATTGAAACTCGGCCATTGTTTTGCTAAATTGTTGTGACTAAATTCAAGTGACGTCACGCATCGACAAGTCCCAGATGTTAGGGTTGTCGCAAGTAAAATGACTAGGGCTGCaagttatcgatatcgataagcaatttaatgtttaaatttgaaaatccCGGGCGAGAACTACCAAAAATAAGGCTTAAGttgaaatgctttttatttttttgtaatttgttttatttgtcttaattagaaaaattgtgtacattaacatttttattccaTACTGTTTGAGTTGATCTCATCTTtgctattttaatgtaattgttACATTTTCATCCAAAAGTAAACATGTAGAGACAAAAAAGAAGTTTTGTAGATATCggcatttgctttgttttcgcattataatcataaatatacatttacatatatacttatatcagctatatatattttcttgttcaatatatgtatgtaaagtaCTAGGAGGCGCAACACTATACATtcaatatttcagtttttatatagattcttttatttagtttCTCTTCATTTAGCTTTACCATGTGATTTGCCCTAACTGCAGTAATGCTCTACCGCCCTATTCCATTTtgcaattcattcatttacacctattatttaaatttaatgctgtTAGTAAATttacgtttttctttttttttgtgtttcgcttggtttcattttataaaaattaggAGCAGCTTGTGATTTAGAAGTAATTTTCGGTGTATTGGTGCTCATAATTAGTTTTGTTGCTCATTTGCTGTGTTCTAATTGGCTTTTGAAATAGGCATTTGTTAaactattaattataatttgtgttCATGCAGAGGGAGTTGGGTCGGGGACTGCGGGTGGATGAGCTGTGCAGGCAGTTCATAGTTAGTTAATGATTACTTTCGCATGGTAGATACGAAATATTTAGTGTTATTATGTTTTTGCACTTTAATTTTAGTTGtctttatttggtttttgt
This is a stretch of genomic DNA from Drosophila albomicans strain 15112-1751.03 chromosome 3, ASM965048v2, whole genome shotgun sequence. It encodes these proteins:
- the LOC117572775 gene encoding mRNA export factor Gle1; this translates as MSVDDLVRDQARLLNMQSVLQHAAIASITCTGPRSLGPDRKPLRLEIKQDVLPVLPVHKVVTQVDKTPPGIELIETSVFPDANIINASIVKRELAEECKRSVKLQLQEIKERQQSALNGQHALQRQAEQNQFYANSRVQRKENDKLLQQQAEQLAKSELEAQQREQQALLKRNNQKLLLLTIEAVSCCHSRFCGKYEKVAQLLLTLDTESVQACAAINQELRELAQQFDQLVGKLKCGTSEALELNSIFTAEQYCQNLDKLEVKLHQQLTEQEQQQLIKAKQQAEEKEKERLLLLEQQRQKKQEEQQQQEQKHQQELEALLKAAPKPEEAQQPAETSTPSAAAPAAAPPTAATATATSGISTSYVHPTRLAFYNEINALYQSKVDAVKPLQTDEAWKKYRTNCQRTINVPLNAITASSPQHLTTNFDKLYNFFAGQPVRTMDGSNITINDHPLARDYCILLMAKKFVSQTDTAISSNPQAAFPFASVINTFWKLLPDFGKIFLAYMYKESPYLVPYVIPQQPDQTPEQYLKTMGYRLSDNNELEKPDMFLKRQTGIARLYAAVIMTPSRKIDGPAQCFGLDEAWRWLTHITFVKPLPDICATMIMEMLQTLGFELWRAYGTNFLKLLVYIQTVYIPQLAAYDEGGPKTRLEMLLSKFLRERQIPQAVGVLPPGFW
- the LOC117572779 gene encoding vacuolar protein-sorting-associated protein 25, whose protein sequence is MAEFQWPWEYTFPPFFTLQTHDETRQQQLKVWSDLFLKYLKHTNQFLLGINDQNLPLFCNESIKRRLSSELILLILEHLQSTGHAAPLDKRRQEWQVYWYTLEEYGNMVYDWIQETGQTNSICTLYEIALGESTTQLDFHGVDEAVLLKALRLLEEKGKCELIEMDGSHGVKFF